The following proteins are encoded in a genomic region of Mycoplasmopsis columbinasalis:
- the ruvA gene encoding Holliday junction branch migration protein RuvA, translating to MVLYRLGAITWKNGNTMIFESGATGYQIIVPDPERFETKTKIRMYIYEYKTDYYQAAYGFKDFKERILFGDLVAIQGIGPRAAFHLLNGGWEKTVDYIAAGNVEALAKINYVNNRIARLIVTELQRKYQKNWGNKSTENDDKKDQKTTTNLVEVKETLKMLGFKRNQIENVIAEIPYNADVDTMVEDAIKLISKNYEQSATQTH from the coding sequence ATGGTACTATATCGTTTAGGTGCAATAACTTGAAAAAATGGAAATACGATGATTTTTGAGTCGGGTGCAACTGGTTACCAAATCATTGTGCCTGATCCTGAGCGTTTTGAGACAAAAACCAAGATCCGTATGTATATTTATGAATATAAAACAGATTATTATCAAGCAGCTTATGGTTTCAAGGATTTTAAAGAACGAATTTTATTTGGCGATTTAGTTGCAATTCAAGGTATTGGTCCACGAGCGGCATTTCATCTACTAAACGGTGGTTGAGAAAAAACAGTTGATTATATTGCTGCTGGTAATGTTGAAGCTCTTGCTAAAATCAACTATGTAAATAATCGTATCGCAAGACTAATTGTGACCGAATTGCAACGTAAATACCAGAAAAACTGGGGAAATAAATCCACTGAAAATGATGATAAAAAAGACCAAAAAACAACAACTAACCTTGTAGAAGTCAAGGAAACTTTAAAAATGCTTGGTTTTAAACGCAACCAAATTGAAAATGTGATTGCAGAAATTCCGTACAACGCCGATGTAGATACGATGGTTGAAGACGCAATTAAGTTAATTTCAAAAAATTATGAACAAAGTGCTACTCAGACCCACTAA
- the ruvB gene encoding Holliday junction branch migration DNA helicase RuvB, whose protein sequence is MNKVLLRPTNFEEFIGQQKLIVTLKTMISGSLFRKEPLDHILFYGPPGVGKTSLAMIIANELQAKIHFLQGNLLEKKADILTVFAAVGEGDIVFIDEIHGINKSVEELIYNAMEDFKIDMIIGPEGNTKVLRMNLNHFTLIGATTKPNLLSLPLKDRFGLKAKLDQYSVEDIKTILINNSKRLKIDVAGDVLDLIAQYSQNTPRIANHLLKRVYDFSIEKESAILTKASVLKTLKYLEIYKYGLNKDHIEYLKTLKDVFDGKYSSVDAIASIMNFNKENLIYDIEPLLLNHKLIVKSPRGRSITSKGIDYLLNVEFEDFT, encoded by the coding sequence ATGAACAAAGTGCTACTCAGACCCACTAATTTTGAAGAATTTATTGGGCAACAAAAGTTAATAGTCACCCTTAAAACAATGATTTCAGGATCTTTGTTTCGGAAAGAACCCTTAGACCATATTTTGTTCTATGGACCTCCTGGTGTTGGTAAAACTTCGCTGGCAATGATAATTGCTAATGAATTACAAGCAAAAATTCACTTTTTGCAGGGAAATTTATTGGAGAAAAAAGCTGATATCTTAACAGTTTTTGCGGCAGTTGGTGAAGGCGACATTGTTTTTATTGACGAAATTCACGGTATCAATAAAAGTGTTGAAGAACTAATTTATAACGCAATGGAAGATTTTAAAATCGATATGATAATTGGTCCAGAAGGCAATACAAAAGTCTTACGGATGAATCTTAATCATTTCACTTTAATTGGAGCAACGACTAAACCAAATTTATTAAGTTTGCCACTCAAAGATAGATTTGGTTTAAAAGCTAAACTCGATCAGTACAGTGTTGAAGATATCAAAACAATTCTTATTAATAATAGTAAGAGACTTAAAATCGATGTAGCAGGTGATGTTTTGGATTTAATTGCTCAATATTCACAAAACACCCCTAGAATTGCCAATCATTTACTAAAACGTGTCTATGATTTTTCAATTGAGAAAGAAAGTGCAATTTTAACTAAGGCTTCGGTGCTTAAAACACTTAAGTACTTAGAAATTTATAAATACGGTTTGAATAAAGATCACATTGAATATTTAAAAACGCTGAAAGATGTTTTTGATGGTAAATATTCATCAGTTGATGCAATTGCTTCAATTATGAATTTTAATAAGGAAAACTTAATTTATGATATAGAACCGCTCTTGCTGAATCATAAATTGATTGTCAAAAGCCCACGAGGTAGGTCGATTACGTCAAAAGGGATAGATTATTTACTAAATGTTGAATTTGAAGACTTTACATAG